From Melopsittacus undulatus isolate bMelUnd1 chromosome 19, bMelUnd1.mat.Z, whole genome shotgun sequence, a single genomic window includes:
- the USE1 gene encoding vesicle transport protein USE1: protein MAATRLELNLIRLLSRCEALAAERRDPEEWRLEKYVAALEDMLRELKKQSSKPAPELLNEYSRKVDFLKGLLEAEKLTSSTEKALANQFLAPGRTPTTTKERTPATKTVHLQTKARCTGKMRSELLGTDPLAMDDSEELNIRKRKGLASDEKQSAVELDAMLQHHQDMQEKLAEEMLSLARSLKNNTLAAQNVIKQDNQTLSHSLRMADQNFEKLKDESDRLEQHAKKSVNWLLWIMLIVVCFIFIGMILFIRIFPKLK, encoded by the exons ATGGCGGCGACGCGGCTGGAGCTGAACCTGATACGGCTCCTGAGCCGGTGCGAGGCGCTGGCGGCGGAGCGCCGGGACCCCGAGGAATGGCGGCTGGAGAAG TATGTGGCTGCTCTTGAGGACATGCTCCGGGAGCTGAAGAAGCAGAGCAG CAAGCCAGCCCCGGAGCTGCTCAATGAATACTCTCGCAAAGTGGACTTCCTGAAGGGGCTTTTGGAAGCTGAAAAATTG ACTTCTTCAACTGAAAAGGCTCTGGCAAATCAGTTCCTGGCCCCTGGCCGCACCCCTACAACAACTAAAGAGAGAACCCCAGCTACCAAAACAGTTCATCTGCAAACAAAGGCTCGTTGCACAGGCAAAATGAGGAGTGAGCTGCTTGGTACG GACCCCTTGGCTATGGATG atTCTGAGGAGTTAAACATAAGGAAGCGGAA AGGGCTTGCGTCTGATGAGAAGCAGTCAGCAGTGGAGCTGGATGCTATGTTACAGCATCATCAGGACATGCAGGAGAAATTAGCTGAAGAAATGCTGAGTTTGGCTCGTAGTCTCAAAAACAACACTCTGGCTGCACAGAACGTGATAAAACAAGATAACCAG ACGCTGTCACATTCTCTGAGGATGGCAGACCAGAACTTTGAGAAGCTGAAGGATGAATCTGACCGCCTGGAACAGCATGCAAAGAAATCAGTCAACTGGCTTTTATGGATAATGTTAATTgtagtttgctttattttcatcgGCATGATTCTCTTCATTAGGATTTTCCCCAAACTAAAATGA